A genomic region of Caenorhabditis elegans chromosome V contains the following coding sequences:
- the srw-3 gene encoding G-protein coupled receptors family 1 profile domain-containing protein (Partially confirmed by transcript evidence), with translation MISYISPPDWYREAYYVFNYVICILQFFGFGINLIHFSILTRKHMRSNSIYCLMCGICACDLLTQINTFLIFSPFWIRETKVGEECYMTHTFIDAILYLHGTTVLDITQRGASWMAVFLAFYRTLAIMFPMNGRIQKLSRPVSAVVTIMVVLVFTSLTTWMVQARRIIRPYDWDYDCDGNEIPLPETRYGVLVPNEFAAIQSKLVSVYGFIKALPSLIDPILTILLIIELRKAAKRRKNRGKSACDKKDSTTKLVIFVTISFFFLEVPNGFSHVVNGFSYGNVPLRTLSVMIPVFAEILPVMNSSSHFFICLLMSTQYRETVISIFERHGAERKKIIIVQECKSTRSH, from the exons ATGATCAGCTACATATCCCCACCGGATTGGTATAGAGAAGCATATTACGTATTCAACTACGTGATATGCatacttcaatttttcggttttggcATAAATCTCAtacatttttcgattctcaCAAGAAAACATATGAGGTCCaattcaatttattgtttGATGTGTGGAATTTGCGCCTGTGATCTTCTAACCCAGATCAacacttttctcattttttctccattttggATAAGAGAAACCAAAGTTGGTGAAGAATGCTACATGACTCATACGTTCATAGATGCAATCTTATATTTACATGGAACTACTGTACTCGACATAACACAACGTGGCGCTTCGTGGATGGCAGTGTTTTTGGCTTTTTATAGAACATTAGCTATCATGTTTCCCATGAATGGGAGAATTCAGAAGCTGTCTCGGCCAGTTAGTGCAGTTGTGACAATTATGGTTGTGCTGGTGTTCACGTCTCTTACTACTTGGATGGTTCAAGCGAGGAGAATAATACGGCCTTATGATTGGGATTATGA ttgtgATGGAAATGAAATCCCTCTTCCCGAGACTCGATACGGAGTTCTTGTGCCAAATGAGTTTGCCGCAATTCAAAGCAAGCTTGTCTCTGTTTATGGCTTCATCAAGGCGCTCCCTTCGCTGATCGATCCAATTTTGAcgattttattgattattgAACTGAGAAAAGCAGCAAAACGGCGCAAAAACCGCGGGAAATCGGCTTGTGATAAAAAGGACAGTACGACAAAATTGGTCATATTCGTGAcgatttctttcttttttctggaaGTCCCAAATGGATTTTCACATGTTGTAAATGGATTTTCGTATGGCAATGTTCCATtgag aacactGTCTGTAATGATACcagtttttgctgaaataCTACCAGTTATGAATTCGTCATCACATTTCTTCATATGCCTTCTTATGTCTACTCAGTATCGAGAAACAGTTATTTCTATATTTGAAAGACATGGTGCTGAacgtaaaaaaatcataattgtTCAGGAATGCAAATCTACGAGATCACattga
- the ZK105.1 gene encoding T20D4.11-like domain-containing protein (Confirmed by transcript evidence), whose product MINLFNVALIGSVLLGVAHGASVATAGSRYFRCTVEDGFQAAKCLSRLINIQEKVQEHDMANQSNMKNFVSACNSLHTCFSNIRCDKNKEYMLKSVENYCEFVAYVHVDFAECNEKLNDNGSKCFKNWEPMSIGIPDMNDEICEKIFKRKDCMKKDIVKTCGKKEWRSFREKVINPFAKKCDFRRY is encoded by the exons atgataaaTCTTTTCAATGTTGCCCTCATTGGGTCTGTGCTTTTAGGGGTAGCTCATGGTGCAAGCGTAGCAACTGCTGGATCAAGATACTTCCGATGTACTGTTGAAGATGGATTTCAAGCAGCTAAATGTCTTTCG CGTCTCATCAACATTCAAGAAAAAGTTCAAGAGCACGATATGGCTAACCAAAGTAATATGAAGAATTTTGTGAGTGCTTGTAATTCTCTTCACACGTGTTTCTCCAATATCCGATGCGACAAAAATAAGGAATATATGCtcaaatcagttgaaaactatTGTGAATTCGTTGCGTACGTCCACGTTGATTTTGCTGAGTGcaacgaaaaattaaatgacaACGGTTCaaagtgtttcaaaaactggGAACCGATGTCGATTGGAATTCCTGACATGAACGACGAAATTtgtgagaaaattttcaaacggaAAGATTGTATGAAGAAGGACATTGTGAAAACATGCGGGAAAAAAGAATGGAGATCGTTCCGCGAG aaagtcatCAATCCATTCGCCAAGAAATGTGATTTCAGAAGATATTAA
- the ZK105.12 gene encoding T20D4.11-like domain-containing protein (Confirmed by transcript evidence) translates to MIKLPWTLFFIIGTATCSFNQVDESYACIREFCFLTQMNVDNCTKNHDFMSSDPALQQIAFKEGKQCFIYGISSDYTKYTCTRTIIDHITLNYDIYMESIVATPTSETSCKDPYYAFESCRCRQSYDITENLVNKYKWADKKMSIYKQEEVMNQCKDFKKCANECFSQYPDIARISAGCDIVELKYSPFMSCLTKLRNREFKLPHYNCTDSNFRSRDIEVLINMFTEDMYCTKWIMRKHCDESAVIDFRKYASFLASNLKGTLVLFSGYNAL, encoded by the exons ATGATTAAATTACCATGGACTCTCTTCTTCATTATTGGGACCGCAACATGCTCGTTTAACCAAGTTGATGAATCCTATGCGTGTATAAGAgagttttgttttcttacacAAATGAATGTTGATAACTGCACTAAAAACCATGACTTTATGTCG AGCGATCCGGCTTTACAGCAAATTGCATTTAAAGAAGGAAaacaatgttttatttatGGAATTAGTTCAGACTATACAAAATATACATGCACAAGAACGATAATTGATCATATCACACTCAATTATGACATCTATATGGAGAGCATAGTAGCAACACCAACAAGTGAAACAAGTTGCAAGGATCCATATTACGCATTTGAATCTTGCCGATGTAGGCAAAGCTATGacataactgaaaatttggttaaCAAATATAAATGGGCAGAcaagaaaatgtcaatttaTAAGCAGGAGGAGGTGATGAATCAATGCAAAGATTTCAAG aagtgTGCTAACGAATGCTTCTCACAGTATCCAGATATAGCAAGGATTTCTGCCGGATGTGACATTGTGGAATTAAAGTACTCGCCATTCATGAGTTGCCTGACAAAGTTACGCAATCGCGAGTTCAAGCTGCCGCACTACAATTGCACGGATTCCAATTTTCGAAGCAGAGATATAGAAGTACTTATCAATATGTTCACAGAGGATATGTACTGTACCAAGTGGATTATGAGGAAACATTGTGATGAAAGTGCGGTAATAGATTTCCGAAAATATGCATCATTTCTTGCAAGCAATCTTAAAGGAACTCTTGTACTCTTCTCCGGCTATAATGCACTATGA
- the ZK105.5 gene encoding T20D4.11-like domain-containing protein (Partially confirmed by transcript evidence) — MREISIVLVIHLSLASSLSPPIATNNLLVECISLFYSASYKEDCSKNLDFLSTDLSAQRKTFTSGKSCVLKITKSKCTSSDYQYLSANYDKIVNDITTKPKDESNCYLPFYMYNMFKCASMMESVADQTSMLSTIKTINDTRMIKAIDQCNDVKVCMAPSCYAFESERQIVATACKSIEMQNTGFMFCLKKIGREKPDLSNYKCIGNYDFSMTTSEMFTTKKWCTKWIMRKICGNRAVTNFQKYAAITVKALELSDD, encoded by the exons ATGCGTGAAATTTCTATAGTTCTGGTAATTCATCTATCGCTGGCTTCATCTCTGTCTCCGCCGATTGCAACAAATAACCTTCTCGTTGAGTGCATTTCACTGTTCTATTCTGCTTCTTACAAGGAAGactgttcaaaaaacttggattttttgtCG ACTGATCTTTCTGCTCAACGAAAAACGTTCACGTCGGGAAAATCGTgcgttttaaaaataaccaaatcAAAATGCACTTCCTCGGATTACCAATACTTATCTGCAAACTACGACAAAATTGTGAATGATATCACCACTAAACCAAAAGATGAATCCAATTGCTATCTCCCGTTCTATATGTACAATATGTTCAAATGTGCTTCAATGATGGAAAGCGTCGCCGACCAAACTTCAATGTTGTCgacaattaaaacaattaatgATACAAGAATGATTAAAGCAATTGATCAATGCAATGATGTAAAG gtttgcaTGGCTCCATCTTGCTACGCGTTTGAATCCGAACGACAAATTGTAGCTACTGCATGCAAATCTATCGAGATGCAAAACACTGGCTTCATGTTCTGCTTGAAGAAAATTGGCCGTGAAAAACCCGATTTATCGAACTATAAATGTATTGGGAATTATGATTTCTCGATGACAACGTCGGAAAtgttcacaacaaaaaaatggtgCACCAAGTGgattatgagaaaaatttgtggaaatcGGGCAGTgaccaatttccaaaaatatgcCGCAATCACTGTGAAAGCTCTTGAACTATCAGatgattaa
- the ZK105.13 gene encoding T20D4.11-like domain-containing protein (Confirmed by transcript evidence), translating into MNLFREFLIVLLFNMATPYSWHNQDSYYCIRSFCTVALGDTRDCQKNISFLSSDPKTQQKAFTTGKTCFFDTIKSICDKPIIENISKNYDKYLETITKKPENVSDCFDPHYLFAQCRWRQSGRDAYLLLKNYKNSTKKFEAKDVANISKVCQGFKNSTYSCSPHDSSTRMVEDECDVIDLKQTPFIACLSKIRANKEALPKYKCVNFDFQTKKVSTLMQMFTTKKWCNKWIMKKHCGKSSVADFKKHAALFVKTLNSTLSYFTGYNPI; encoded by the exons ATGAATTTGTTTCGTGAGTTTTTGATTGTTCTCCTCTTCAATATGGCAACACCTTATTCCTGGCATAACCAAGACTCGTATTACTGTATCCGATCATTTTGCACTGTTGCACTGGGAGATACACGTGACTGTCAGAAGAACATTTCATTTCTTTCG AGCGATCCGAAAACCCAACAAAAAGCATTTACAACCGGGAAGACATGTTTTTTCGACACAATAAAGTCGATTTGTGACAAACCgattattgaaaacatttcgaaaaattatgacAAGTATCTTGAAACTATCActaaaaaaccagaaaatgtCTCCGATTGTTTTGATCCTCATTATCTTTTCGCACAGTGTAGATGGAGACAATCTGGAAGAGATGCTTATCTTCTGCTTAAGAATTATAAAAACTCTACCAAGAAGTTCGAAGCAAAAGATGTGGCAAACATAAGCAAAGTGTGCCAAGGTTTTAAG AATTCTACTTACAGTTGTTCACCTCACGATTCGAGCACGCGGATGGTAGAAGATGAGTGTGATGTCATCGACTTAAAACAGACACCGTTTATTGCTTGCTTGTCAAAGATACGTGCAAACAAAGAAGCTCTGCCAAAATACAAATGtgtgaattttgattttcaaaccaaaaaagtgTCTACATTAATGCAAATGTTTACAACCAAAAAATGGTGTAACAAATGGATTATGAAGAAGCATTGTGGTAAATCTTCTGTAGCCGATTTTAAGAAGCATGCAGCATTGTTTGTGAAAACTCTTAATAGCACATTGAGTTATTTTACTGGTTATAACCCTATTTAA
- the ZK105.11 gene encoding T20D4.11-like domain-containing protein (Partially confirmed by transcript evidence) produces MVTEWLFFYNKFHLVFMPVSIICFMSYLLIFPPINCGLLSCTTAEIYKLVTNCSPLEKTLSNYRNLNSPKTDDIMMRKKLCLNLTNCYSSIKCRESIDKLNENQINCNRDQYILGDVPSCIKWFFDQIYVVDYYDCLREPGFLSYNLTARREAFLTGEQCVLNVFNRSQVFECDRESAQFITENYQQVVDYLTIEFTDKTCTDVHSHYQKLQCEMIKEAWETENKLLNLSNTNKIGKSTSVKNFGSDLAECMTHSCHYNENQIKHLKLETLKFEIYNSSYSTCLLNIKNAEDSKFLNENHTCLEGSELVDRLECRQLLIDRICGDVKNNGTKDIFEFLNAINNNTSAKLE; encoded by the exons ATGGTCACTGAAtggttatttttttacaataaatttcaTTTGGTATTCATGCCTGTCTCTATTATATGTTTTATGtcatatttattgatttttccaccAATAAACTGTGGCTTACTATCTTGCACAACTGCAGAAATCTATAAACTTGTGACCAACTGTTCTCCTCTGGAGAAAACACTATCCAATTATAGAAACTTAAACTCGCCTAAAACAGACGATAtaatgatgagaaaaaaactatgCCTAAATTTAACG AATTGCTATAGCTCTATAAAATGTCGAGAATCAATTGACAAACTGAATGAAAATCAGATTAATTGCAACAGAGATCAATACATTTTGGGCGATGTTCCATCGTGCATTAAATGGTTTTTCGATCAAATTTACGTAGTTGATTATTACGATTGTCTCCGTGAGCCTGGTTTCTTATCG tataaCCTTACTGCTAGACGAGAAGCGTTCCTCACTGGTGAGCAATGcgttttgaatgttttcaatcGAAGCCAAGTGTTTGAATGTGATCGAGAATCTGCTCAGTTTATAACAGAAAATTATCAGCAAGTGGTTGACTATCTAACGATAGAATTCACAGATAAAACATGTACAGATGTTCACTCTCACTATCAGAAACTTCAGTGTGAAATGATAAAAGAAGCTTGGGAAACGGAAAATAAGCTCTTGAATTTGAGTAATACAAATAAAATAGGCAAAAGTACCagtgtcaaaaattttggaagtgaCCTTGCG GAATGCATGACTCACTCTTGCCACTATaatgaaaatcaaatcaaacacctgaaacttgaaactttgaagtttgaaatttataatagCAGCTACTCGACATgtcttttaaatattaaaaacgcGGAAGACTCAAAGTTTCTCAACGAAAATCATACATGTCTGGAAGGCAGTGAACTAGTGGATAGACTTGAATGCAGGCAACTGTTAATTGACAGAATATGTGGAGATGTGAAAAACAATGGAACAAAagatattttcgaatttctgaaTGCCATTAATAATAATACTTCTGCAAAGCTTGAATAA
- the ZK105.8 gene encoding Serpentine Receptor, class H (Partially confirmed by transcript evidence): MNFDATAQTRFYFYTGIICVINNSIAIYLLIFKSGNIGTYRYYMLYFQIMCILLDIHLTLLVAPITYFPALIAVSNGIYSKWFSIRTHFQINMILSLIVLQICSLLCSFMRKHQSVAMIDQKRIMDPVKKYLIKGFLHIPPILVCVSFALSNLDKSEETKIAKEKFPYLLPLLILPNVEMYSDSSIPIILTLIFMIFTFVLYCSLILYFYFQILYMLHGHRKFMAAKTYSKHISAMFSLVAQLFVLIVWLAIPVGLLLADVILQVTGFELIGNLLICLFSTHSIVSTIVLVATFPAFRRIIFCQRK, encoded by the exons ATGAATTTCGATGCAACTGCACAAAcacgattttatttttatactgGTATTATTTGTGTAATTAACAATTCCATAGCTATTTATCTACTGATCTTCAAATCAGGAAATATTGGAACATATCGGTATTATATGctttattttcag ataatGTGTATACTTCTTGATATTCATTTAACTTTACTTGTTGCTCCAATAACATATTTTCCAGCTTTAATTGCAGTTTCAAATGGGATATATTCGAAGTGGTTCTCAATTAGAACCCACTTTCAAATT aatatgatCCTTAGCTTGATTGTGCTCCAAATTTGCTCACTTTTATGCAGTTTTATGAGGAAACACCAGAGTGTCGCAATGATTGATCAAAAGCGAATCATGGATCCTGTGAAAAAGTATTTAATAAAAGGTTTTCTACACATTCCACCAATTCTCGTTTGCGTATCTTTCGCACTTTCAAATCTGGACAAATccgaagaaacaaaaattgcaaaagaaaaattcccgTATTTGCTGCCATTGCTGATTTTGCCAAATGTAGAGATGTACTCCGATTCTTCAATTCCTATTATTTTAACTCTAATCTTCATGATATTCACTTTTGTTTTATATTGTTCTTTAATTCtatatttctattttcaaatcttataTATGTTGCATGGCCATAGGAAGTTTATGGCGGCCAAGACTTATTCAAAACATATATCCGCAATGTTCAGCTTGGTGGCACAA ttatttgtGTTAATCGTTTGGCTTGCTATACCCGTCGGACTTCTTTTAGCTGATGTAATTTTACAAGTAACAGGCTTTGAACTTATCGGAAATCTTCTCATCTGCTTATTTTCAACTCATTCTATTGTCAGTACTATTGTATTGGTTGCTACTTTTCCTGCATTTCggcgaattattttttgtcaaagaaagtga
- the ZK105.14 gene encoding T20D4.11-like domain-containing protein (Predicted) gives MYPCALKYDFTSNNLAAQKKSFINGKACFFNIAEYNYSDEHIKYLKKNYDKVVKIITTKPKNESNCADLYYMFNECRCIANIFRASQSVYEVSIIDMSINDTRLLKAQKSSTAAKNCLTGKCYAGNSNREMAVRDYESLVLKNSELFACFNYIQKTKPNLSNNKCLDFDFFATNSKAKVEIFTTKKACTKTIMANVCGAKAVKDYEKYRQLAAKKLKDLNNVFNMMQ, from the exons ATGTACCCATGTGCTCTTAAATATGACTTCACATCG AACAACTTGGCTGCTCAAAAGAAGTCTTTCATAAACGGAAAAGCCTGTTTCTTCAATATTGCCGAATATAATTATTCTGACGAacatattaaatatttaaaaaagaactATGACAAAGTGGTCAAAATTATCACCACTAAACCGAAGAATGAATCGAATTGCGCGGACCTTTATTATATGTTCAACGAATGTAGATGCAtagcaaacatttttagagCGTCTCAGTCGGTTTACGAAGTATCAATAATCGATATGAGCATCAATGATACAAGATTACTAAAAGCTCAGAAAAGCAGTACTGCAGCAAAG AATTGCTTGACAGGAAAATGCTACGCAGGAAACTCCAATAGAGAAATGGCGGTGAGGGATTACGAGAGcctcgttttgaaaaattctgagtTATTCGCTTGCTTTAACTATATCCAGAAGACAAAACCGAATCTTTCTAATAACAAATGTCtcgattttgattttttcgcaacAAATTCCAAAGCAAAGGTCGAAATATTTACAACAAAGAAGGCATGCACGAAAACAATAATGGCAAACGTTTGTGGTGCGAAAGCTGTGAAAGATTATGAGAAGTATAGACAACTGGCagccaaaaaactgaaagatttGAATAACGTGTTTAATATGATGCAATAA
- the ZK105.6 gene encoding T20D4.11-like domain-containing protein (Confirmed by transcript evidence), with product MTNLFRNLAIFFTFFNFVFSAPFSAKGDVSTCLKIFYIAAYDDDNFECVKEFDFFSNNMTTQKSAFTAGKSCFFQIVKEQCSTPDYTLISSNYDTFVQEFTTPPKDDSNCSDTYYMYNQAKCEAMMSDVAQKTLKISKVDTKINDTRILKLVEQCKNVQTCMNSTCNAPDLDRRMADDMCEAIEMKNSPFMACQFKIHKERPDLSKYTCTDSIGSENENISVQIEAFTTKKDCTKSIMEGICGKSAVENFDQYAQISVKNLNKMASFMMQLRVQ from the exons ATGACAAATTTGTTCCGCAATTtagcaatattttttacttttttcaattttgtgttttcgGCCCCATTTTCAGCCAAGGGAGATGTGTCGACTTGTCTTAAAATATTCTACATCGCTGCTTATGATGATGATAACTTCGAGTGTGTaaaagaatttgattttttctcg AATAATATGACAACTCAAAAAAGTGCATTCACAGCTGGAAAAtcctgtttttttcaaatcgtgAAAGAACAATGCAGTACACCAGATTACACTTTAATTTCTTCGAATTATGACACCTTCGTGCAGGAGTTCACCACACCGCCGAAGGATGACTCAAATTGTTCGGATACTTACTACATGTATAACCAAGCAAAATGTGAAGCTATGATGTCGGATGTTGCacaaaaaacgttaaaaatctCCAAAGTTGATACGAAAATTAATGATACAAGGATTTTGAAGTTGGTTGAGCAATGCAAAAATGTACAG ACGTGCATGAACTCAACCTGCAACGCTCCCGATCTTGATCGCAGAATGGCAGATGATATGTGTGAAGCAATTGAAATGAAGAACTCACCTTTCATGGCTTGTCagttcaaaattcacaaagaACGTCCAGATTTATCCAAGTATACTTGTACGGACAGCATCGGTTCTGAGAATGAAAACATTTCTGTTCAAATTGAAGCTTTTACCACAAAAAAAGACTGCACAAAATCAATAATGGAGGGGATTTGTGGAAAATCGGCAGTGGAGAATTTCGATCAATACGCACAAATTTCAGTAAAGAACTTGAATAAAATGGCAAGTTTCATGATGCAACTTCGAGttcaataa